The following proteins are encoded in a genomic region of Ornithinibacillus sp. 4-3:
- the rpmF gene encoding 50S ribosomal protein L32 has protein sequence MAVPKRRTSKKVKRQRRTHDKLSALNLIKCSNCGEATLPHRVCKACGHYDGKEVVNN, from the coding sequence ATGGCAGTACCTAAAAGAAGAACTTCTAAAAAAGTAAAAAGACAACGTCGTACACATGATAAATTAAGCGCATTAAACTTAATCAAATGCTCAAATTGTGGAGAAGCAACTTTACCACACCGTGTTTGTAAAGCATGTGGTCATTATGATGGGAAAGAAGTAGTAAACAACTAA
- a CDS encoding helix-turn-helix domain-containing protein — translation MDQRIGELIKDLRIERRLTLKQVAEKTGLSASFLSQVERSKSSITLQSLSKISDALDVSRSYFFTENKETEHIFRSKEENDLNFHNSNFVYQSLSGNVKHPMFEPMLVVLLPNEENVRASTHSGQEFIYVLEGTLTVLIEDKEATLEPGDSFHIDSSTPHTWYNHTQQHVKLLYVYSQYSIAK, via the coding sequence GTGGATCAACGAATTGGAGAACTAATTAAAGACTTACGTATCGAAAGAAGACTAACCTTAAAACAAGTAGCAGAGAAAACAGGTTTATCTGCTAGCTTCTTGTCTCAAGTGGAACGTTCAAAATCCTCTATCACTTTACAATCACTTTCAAAAATATCCGATGCATTAGATGTGAGTCGGAGTTATTTCTTTACCGAAAATAAGGAAACTGAACATATTTTTAGAAGCAAGGAAGAGAATGATTTAAATTTCCATAATTCTAATTTTGTATATCAAAGCTTGTCCGGAAATGTAAAACATCCCATGTTTGAGCCTATGTTAGTTGTTTTACTACCAAACGAAGAGAATGTAAGGGCTTCTACACATAGTGGACAAGAGTTTATCTATGTCTTAGAAGGTACACTAACTGTATTAATTGAGGACAAGGAGGCAACTCTGGAGCCTGGAGACAGCTTTCATATCGACTCTTCCACTCCACATACTTGGTATAATCACACACAACAACATGTGAAACTTCTCTACGTCTATTCCCAATATTCTATTGCTAAGTGA
- a CDS encoding RsfA family transcriptional regulator: MKKQRQDAWSKDEDMLLAEIVLRYIREGKTQLEAFKHVAEELSRSASACGFRWNATVRKQFEQAIRLAKEERKLGKGHQDKNRVQPPNQDTIEQAIAILKQLKSHHVDKNDVEESVVRLQNENKELKALLERYEAAWIEMRRLWEWVNQPTEKI, encoded by the coding sequence ATGAAAAAGCAAAGACAGGATGCTTGGTCAAAAGATGAAGATATGTTACTAGCAGAAATTGTTTTACGTTATATACGTGAAGGAAAAACACAATTAGAAGCATTTAAGCATGTTGCAGAGGAGCTTTCAAGGTCTGCTTCCGCATGTGGTTTTCGTTGGAATGCTACGGTAAGAAAGCAATTTGAACAAGCAATACGGTTAGCAAAAGAAGAACGTAAATTAGGAAAAGGTCATCAAGATAAAAATAGAGTCCAACCGCCTAATCAAGATACGATAGAACAAGCGATAGCTATATTAAAACAATTAAAATCGCATCATGTGGATAAAAATGATGTAGAGGAATCTGTCGTGCGTCTGCAAAATGAAAATAAAGAATTAAAGGCATTATTAGAACGTTATGAAGCAGCATGGATAGAAATGAGAAGACTATGGGAATGGGTAAATCAACCGACAGAGAAAATTTAA